A segment of the Pongo abelii isolate AG06213 chromosome 16, NHGRI_mPonAbe1-v2.0_pri, whole genome shotgun sequence genome:
ACGGACACACTTCAAGTGCTGATCAGCAAACGGTGTGAGTGCCGGCCAGACTAGCCAACGCAGGCTACACCGCTGCAGCTGAAACAGGCCAGTCTCTCTGCGCACGGGAACAGTCTGGGCAGGCAGGAGATGGGAAACGGGCGCTGCCCTCGTGAGAACAAAGGACCCACAACAGGAACCCTGCACTCACCCCCTCCCAAAGACACCAACAGCCCATGACGCAGCCTCCTCACAAAAGGGAGAGGCATTCAAGAACTTAGAAAATCACCTCTTCCTGGAAAATGCTCACTTTAAAACTTTGCACgtaactttacattttaattacaaGGTTTTTAACATCCATTTTCTCATGTCTTCTGAACTCTGTGAAAGTAAACACAGCTTTTATTCTTACTCCTATAGTTACTGTGTTGGAAGTTCACCTATGTGAACAAGCTGTTGCAACTGAAATTTTCTGAGAACAGATCTCCAGCTCTTTCCATTAACACAAACTGTATTAAGTTTAGTTCTCTAGTTTCCATTGCTTAAAGGCCAGAATGTGTGAAATATGCATTAtcagattagaaaaacaaaacaaacatcagaaaaatattttgcaaaatagcATTTGCTAAATTCCATGATAGAAACTAGCTCTAAAACTTCCTGTTTCAAAATTTCACTGTGTGTCCACTAAGTTAGTTTTTCTGGCTGTGGACAGCAGGCCCACCGCACGCCACAGGCCCACCGCACGCCACAGATGCACCCCATGACACAGGCCCACTGCACGCCGCAGGCCCACCCCATGCCACAGGCCCACCCCATGACACAGGCCCACCCCACGACACAGGCCCACCCCATGACACAGGCCCACCCCACGCCGCAGACGCATCCCACGCCGCAGGCCCACCACACGCCGCAGATGCACCATGCCCCCCATGAACAGGCCAGCTGAGAGCTGTGGCCACTGCCCAGGGCTCCCTGCTCTGTGCTCAGCTGCCTGATCCAACCTGCCAGGGCTCTGCTTTCTCTATGTGTAGAAAGAAAAAACCAGGAGCATGATGtgacaaaaagcagatttttattaaacagaggtacaaatgtgtttcattttctaataaatcTCTCTCACAAATCACCTTGTTTTTTCACTCTTCTTGAATGATCATTTTTAGACAACACTGTCTGACTGTTTTGGCTTCTGCCAAAGTTAGTCTCTGTTCACAGGCTGAGTCTGACTTCTTCCCACCTCCTCCTAGTCGGGCCTTCCAAAACAATGCTCACCATTCTTTCACATTGACTttggttttgaaaagaaaagttatgtTACAAAGTAGTATGTATAACTCTGTAATATATGAAGTGAGGCAATGATAcaaccagttttaaaaataaccttccaTGATGATTTTCATTTACATCCACCTGCTTATTAGCAAGAATCTTTTTACAGGTTTACTGCACACCCAATTTCTGTTCTGGAAAAACTTTTGAACATCATCATGCCCTCGCCCTCCAACTTCTCCTCTCACCTATATTTAAAAGGGTCTGCTCTTTACCCTAAAATCCATACTAGGTAATTTTCAGAATATTCCTTCAATCACCAAACAAAGTTTTGAGATCCTCGTGCTGGATTTCACTATCTTAATATGAAAACCAATAATCACCTATTAAAAttcaatacaggccaggcacagtggctaacgcctgtaatcccaacatttggagaggccaaggcaggtggatcacctgaggtcaggagtttgagaccagcctgaccaatatggtaaaaccccatctctactaaaaacacaaaaatcggTCAGGTGTGGTTGCagacacctctagtcccagctacttgggaggctgaggcaggagaatagcttgaacccaggaggtggaggttgcagtgagccaagatcattgacactgcactccagcctggacgatagagagagactccatcacaaaaaaaaaaaaaaaaaacgctagtaagtaaaataaataggccaggcgtggtggctaatgcctgtaatctgaacattttgggaggccaaggtgggtggatctcctgaggtcgggagttcaagaccagcctgaccaacatgaagaaaccccatctctactaaaactacaaaattagtggggcgtggtggtgcacgccagtaatcccagctgctcgagaggctgaggcaggagaattacttgaacctgggaggcggaggttgcggtgagtcaagatcgtgccaccgcactccggcctgggcaacaagagcaaaactctgtctcaaaaatacaaaaaaaagtaaataaataaaacacaatacaatacaGCTAATACGATTTACCTAAGACGCTGTTGTATGAGCTGAACCAGAGGCAAACACTGTTTGCCAGAAGACTCACAGATCCCCGTATTAATAAGGTCTTTATCCAATGGAGTCCTGCTTCTATGAAATGCTGAGGCATTTGCTTCCTgttcatcaatttctttttccttctgtgcttGTTTTTTGGCTTCAATATCCTGTAATTCATAAACAGAAATTGTTTACAAGTGATCTCATTACCAGGTGTGAAGACACAGGCTGGCTGAGCCCTGACCCCAGTGCCAAGCTATCCCAGCCTCTGTGGCTGCCGCACACACCTACCCACAGGCCTCCACCTGCCCTGTTGGAAACCCCAACTCAGTTGTGCAGTTTCAAACAGTGTCTTCTTTTTACAGATCCAAGGTCCAGGCTGCCTCTGCTGatgctctccagcctccttccGTGAAGTCCCTAAAATCCTTAACCCTGCTACTGGCTCTCACAAAACCCAATGTGATCTGCCCCACACACGCAGCATCCAGCTGCTCTGTAAGGACAAGGAGGAGCTAGAATTCTCACACACAGAAGTCGTGGTTCAaatgtaaatggcagagccacttTGGGAAACTATGAATACACACTGACCCCAGGACCTAACAAATTCCACTCCAAGTATTTACCCAAAGGGAGGACATATGTCCACTAAAGTACTTGTTCACAGCACAATCGTGGCAGCTCTACACGGCCAAAAACAAGAAAgcctgtgtgtggtggctcacacttgtaatcccaacactttgggaggccaaggtggggggatcccgagcccaggagttggagaccagcctgtgcaacacagtaacaccttgtctctacaaaaaaaaatcaaaaaactagcccggcatggtgacatgcctgtggtccctgcaacataggaggctgaggtgggaggatcctgtgAGCCtaggaggacaaggctgcagtgagccaagatcaggtcaCTGtatatagcctgggtgacagagcaagaccctgtctcaaaaaaaaaaaaagaaaacaaaaaccaaaaacaatttaaTATCCTTCAATAGGAGAATGAACTAACAAAGAGTACTACACCCAGAAAATGGAAAACTTCCCAATAATAAAAACGAAGTCACAATAGACACATCAGTGAGTGAATCTGAAAATCATTCTCCAAGGCCAGGCAGGAACGAGTGCATACTATACAGTTATACTGCTGCGACACTCAGAGCAGGCGAAATGCATCTCATCTGAGGGCAGGGGAGTATCCTGGCTGCAAGTGCCAAGAGCACAGGGATCTTTCCGAGTGACGGGAATGGTCTACCTGAGTAACAGGTTATCTGTTAACTTCACTGAAACAGgcaacatgcagtattttatcacaattaaatcatctcaataatttttaaaattagcacataaaagaattttaatttaagaaaatacttgGATATGATAAAAGTTGAGTGTTTTACTGTTTTCAGTTATTCTTCACATGTGTGAGTGTGGTATTTCCGATCTCAGCGCACCACCAGGTCACGTGTGCCTCCAAGGCCATACCTGGATCTCCGCAGTAATGGCTGCGTGTAAGGCTGACTCCAACCCTCCAGCAGCCATCAAGCTGCCCACCAGAAGATCAATCATGAATCGACGACCTGGACTTATGTTCACTTCATTGCCTGAAACTGAACTAGAAAGTGTGTGCCAATTTGAGTGAAACGCCATCCCCTCCCAGCACCCTGACCCATGCCGTCTCCTGTTCCTTCCCCGAGCCCACCTGCGCAGGGCAGGAGAGCAGAGAGCGCCCGGGCCTGCTTCTCAGCGGTGGGCAGCAGCACGGACCGGCCGCTCTGCAGCATGGCCTGGGAGGCTGAATGCACGGTGCTCAGCACGCCTGTGCTGCTGGCCAGGGTCACCACCGTCTGCTTCAGGCTGTTCAGGAGGACGCTGCCCAGACCTAAACCAAGGAATTCCGGGTCAACCTGGTGACTAATGGCAGCATgcaactgaaaggagaaaaacaattttcactTAGAACCCCTAAAAATGAGTGAATTTCAAAGTCTTACTAAACACCGAATAAAACTCAATTTGAAGTATTatttaaatagacaaaataacTTCTCagcttatgtatttttaaaaactggactaAAAAAACTCTTACCCACAATAGTTGAAGTATTTTCTAGAGGAATTTTTGTAACCCCACTATGAACACATATATGGAAAAGCTCAAGATCAGCAGAAGAGCTAAACAACTAGCAacagcaacctccaccccaccccaaccatcTGCACCAAACACAAATAATGGCTACAATGTAACCACAAAAGCTGCCacaggcggtggctcatgcctgtaatcccagcactttgggaggccaaggtgggaagattacttgagatcaggagttcaagaccagcctggccaacatgatgaaaccccatctctataaaaaaatcagccaggtgtgatggtacacacctgtagtcccagctacttgagaggctgaggcaggagaatcacttgaacctggcaggccaagactgcaccactgcattccagctagggtgacaaagtgacaccctgtcttaaaaaaaaaaaaaatctgctaaatATTAGATTGTGGAGCTGAGAGTACACAAGGAAACTCCTCAAGTGCAAAACCGAAATTCACATGGGCACGCACAGCAGGAATCAAGAGGCTCCGGGCTCTGAAAGCAGAGCCAAGCCGCCAGGCTTCAGCACAACCTCCCACACGGGAATGCACACAACGACCCACTGAACCCGAGCTTCCTGCAGAAGGCTGGGAGCCACTCAGGATCACCTGCCTGCCAGCCAACCACAGCCAGGGGGCAACACACTGCCCGTCCCAGGCTCTGGGTAGCAAGAGGCCCCACGAGAAATCAGAGACCCGGCCTTGCCCTGGGAGTAGAAGTGAAATCAAAAGCACACCACTCATCTAGGTATAGATATCACAGGTCAGGAAATGACCACCGACACTCACCTAGAGTCTGTGAAACCTACAGAACCCTCAGGACCCCGGAGAGGCAAATGCAAAACCATACGCTGGGACACCTTGACAGCCTAAGACATACACGAGGCCACGCCCCACAGCACCGACCAGAACAGAAACATCACTGAAAACCAGGAGGGGCAGCAAACACCTGGGCTGCACCCACGCAAATGCCAGGATGCCACAGGTATGGTGATAAATGAGTGCTACAGAGGACTAGAGAAGCACACTTCAGACCTCTGCTCAGTTCATTACTGCAACTAAACACTACACTCAGTTCTGTATATTCTAGAAGCAGGGCAAAAAGGGGAGGGGCTGGAAGACGGACATGACGGGTTGTTACACAGAAACCATtgtaataaaagggaaaaattactATGTCAAGAAAACTGTAGTTCCTGTCATTAAGTTAGAGGGTTTTATTACAAAGACAAAAGATGATGATCAAACACTTCAGGATAGAAATATTAGAATAGCATAGAAGTATTCAGGATAGCATTTCAAAAAtggtattttgattatttttttaaagacttcttTTAGAGATACATAATTATGAATGAAATGATGTGCTGTCTGTGTTTGCTTCAAAAATGCTCAGGGGGTAGTGGCAGTGGTGATGGTTTCAATGAAACAAGAGTGGCCCTGGGTTGATAATTGTTGATACTGGATTATGGACATGACATGGGGGTTCATTACActgttttctcctcttttaaaTAGTTTGCAATTTTCTATGATTAGAAATAAAGTTGCAGAAAAAGACTTAACAGGTGGGGCCACTCCCAATTAAGAGGGGAGTGTGATTAAAGAGGAAGCAAGAGGCAGCTTGCTGTGGGCAAGAAACAGCCTGAAAGTCAGTGTACCTGGAGCATCCCactcaaggcaaaaaaaaaaaaaggaggtggcCAGACATGAGGCTGGGGACCAGGAAAAGTAATACCCTGCCAAGTCCCATTGGACGTATGAACCCACACAAATCTTTGAGTGATGGGGAGACATTTGGATATTCTGAACACTGCAAAGAAAGAATTagacttggccaggtgcggtggctcacacctgtaatcccagcactttgtggggccgaagtgggtggatcatgagctcaggagatcgagaccatcctggctaacatggtgaaaccccgtctctactaaaaatacaaaaaattagcctgacgtggtggcacatgcctgtaatccagctattcaggaggctgaggcaggagaatcgcttgaacccagaaggcggaggttgcagtgagcagagatcacaccactgcacgccagcctgggcaacagagtgagactctgtttcaaaaaaaaacaaaaagaattagaCTTGTGCCCTACCTAGATAGACTGCTCTGGTGGCTGTGTTGTGTAGGGGTGGATTTGAGGGAAGCAATTCAGGAGCAAATTAGAAAGCTGTTGTAGGTGTCCTAGGAATTGATTTCAGGACCTGTACAAGGATGGTAGTTTGGATGGAGAGGAGGAGCTGGAACCAAGAAAGATTTTAGTAAATATAGTGGGCACAACTCAGTGGCTAATTACACATCAGAGAAGAATGAGAATGAGCCAAGAAAGACTCCACACTTCTAGTCTGGGGAACTGGATGGACTGCAATCCTATTAACGGAAAGAGGACATATAGAAGGACTATCAACTGTCATCTAACtgtgttttgaaaacaaaagatCTTGGTAGGACCCATCATTCTAGTCAGAGGACTCTGTGACCTGCCTTCTGTGACAactacacacactctctctcaagTGTCTCAAACCCTTTTCTTTCTATAGACTCCTTCCCTTACAGGATTGTAGGTGATCAGAGATGTGAGAAGGTTCCAGCAGCATTTAGCCTCATGCTTTCCTTGTACAGTTGGAAGGTCTACAGATACTAACTGACTTGTGCAAAACCctatctttttaatttgtttaagacTGCCCtaacttcaaaatgaaaaacaacaaacacatacatatacactttTCCATCAGCTTGACTACCAATCTTTGCTCCTTCTTTAGTACTCAAATACCCATTgctccatttccttcttttttggaaatttatttctgaaatatccACAATGTTTTATTCTCTACCCTTTGAATGCTACTACTCTAAAATTCACTGAAAAAGTCTTTCTTGTTAATCAAAGCagacttttctctttcctcatggATTTTCCTTGTCTTTCTGTGAGATTTGAATCCTATCTGCTGCTTGCCTCCTTAAACTCCTTCCTCCTTTGGTCTCTGGAATAATAAGCTTCCCTGGATCATACTCCTCCCTCTCTTCACTACTTTACTTCCTCACCATCTTCCTCTTTTGATTCCCCCTCTTCCTCTAAATCTCCAAGCTTCTTTCAGGAGCCCAATACTCTTCTCTTTTTACTCAAATACTGTGAAGCCATTCACCCTCACATGGTCCACAGTTTCTTCTGTGGTCACAGCCAGCACTGACAGTGGTCCCCGTGGAGAAGTCTGTGCCTGTCATGAGTGTGATGTGTCAGCTATGTTGGCCCACATCACTTTGCCACATGTGCCTTCTCAAAGAGAAGTAACCCACACTGCCCTGGGGCTCACCACTGGGCTGGACCACAGTTAAAAGGGAGATTGACAAATGAGAGTGGGTTCTGAAAAGCACAGGAGGTTGTGAAAGGATCTAAAAACAACAGTGCATGAAGACTGCTGAAAAGGCTAAGAATGATGAACTTGGGAAAGACAAAGCTCTCGGGATCCATGGCAGCTTTCTTCATATTTGTGAAAATTTGTCACATGGGATGGGGCatagatgtatttttttctgcttcagagAACACAAATTGGGAGGTCTATTCTGTCTCATCAGAAGAAAAAGATCTTGCAAATAACTTGTGTTGCTCAACACAAGAATGAGGTGTCTCTTAATGCAGTGAACTCTGCTCATTGCTGAAGGTGTTGAAGAAGAAATGCCTGCTCCGAGAGGGAAAGTGGCCAGATTACTGCTGAGACCCCTTTTCCCCTGATGCTCTGGGAATTGCTCTCTTCATAGATAGCCTGTCAGCACGAAAGACTTAACATGTTTGACATAGAACCAGCCGTTCTGTTCAATTACTTGAGTCTATCATTGGTGCTGTTTTTCTTACAGATTCCTGGACTAGAAATCTCAGAGCACCTTTGATTTCTTGCTCTCTTTTTGTCCCTATATAACTACCTCCAGAATGCTTCTTTGATTTCCTCTTGATTCTTAATTTCCACTGGCACTGTTACAATCCAGATCCATCAAATCACATGCAGATGGTAGTTATTGGATTTTTAAGTTGGAATGAACCCTGGAGAGATCAAGCCCAACCTGCTCCTTTTATAGGTAAGGAGAATgagacacagaaaaattagacttGTCTAACGTCATGTAGTTAGCAGGGGTGGTTCTAAGCTCCAATACTCTTAGTACCTTGTTCTTTCCATTTCCCTACGATCACTCAGGCGACTAATGCATTTCAACTTAACTGATTTGATAGAGACTGACCATGACTTACCCATGGAATGATTATTTGTATGATACTATGACGGTTCATGGTCAAATCACATGTGTTAAAACCTAGAAATTATCCCCAATCTCTTAAGGGTAGCAGACCACTGGATCTGCTTTGAGTTAAGTAACACTGTCTTTTCTGTGCTGCTCAGAGAAACTGCCAAAGGAGGACTGCTGAattgtgaaataaagaaaaattctagCCAGCTCAAGCTCTCTAGAGTCTGTAAATCCGGGTCATTTGGATATTAAATGTATCACTGTACTCCAATGAGtacaaaaattacatatatcATGTTAACTGGTTATGCCCTGATTACTCCCACAAAAGGTCCCAGAAGCACGTTGGTTCTTCTGTTGCTATTCTGGACTCTTCTAGTTCTTGTGCTTGTTTCAGCCAAGGCAATTTCGCTTCCACTGgacttttttctaagaaaaagagaacataaaGAATGAGCTTAATTACTATTAATCATTAAGGAGTTGGATAGATGATCATATTGGCTGAAGATTTCATTTATAAAGAGGTCATATTTTTCAAATGCAAGTTGAGTTCCTTAGTACAATACATTAGGTGGctgctggaatgaattaaacatttctgctgtattttttaaaaattagtacatTATTAAAATGCAACCAAAATGATCACATGATACAGTTGAATCTGCTGTCAAAGTTAACATAAAAATGCCTTTTATAAATCAATACCAATTTCTGTTGTTGATACTTTGAAGCTCTTACTTCAACCATATCAGCTTGCTATCTTtggtcacattttatttttgcccATGGAATGCAAAAATTAATAGAGAAAGGCAAATAACATGAAAGTTAAGAAAGTTGGGGGGGATGAAAGAATCTGTGTTATAGTTTACTCAAACTTTTACTATTGTTGTAGTTGTTGAGGGAGATGATTACCAATTACATCTGGCATGGAGGAACAAACTGTTGCCCCTTTCTGTCCTTTGAAGCCTCCTTGATGTGAAGAAGGGAATAATCTATCTATgaagtgagaaataaaaataactttagggTGCTTCAAGGAAACTATGGACACTATGAAAGTGGCTATGAAAGTATCATAAATGCAGAAGGAACGAAAAAAGACTTCACTGATGGAGTTACGTAGTCAATGTTTGTACCTGTCATGGCAACTAGTGATTTTTCTGCAAGATAGAcatactcaaaaatatttgttgaatgactaagAGGCTATTTGTATGAATAATGAACCCAGAAATAACAAGAGAGTTTTACCATCCTCTGTCAAGTACTAAGGAGGAGTCCTTCTTACTAATAGTTGGGAATaatcttttctcccatttcaaGATGGAAGATACTTTTCATGAGGATGGTTAACATTAAATAACATGGAAATAATTATGTACAGAGAAGATCATATATCAGAGAGATGATGCCAAATCCTCCTATCCATGGATGCTACCCATTTCTGCTCTTTCATGTGGAAGAAATGTGAACTACTGGAGAGATTATAAATGCATCCATAGATCCCCACTGGGAACTGGAAGTTTTCATTCATTCCATGCATTAGTACACATGATAAAGATGACATCATTCCTCCCTCAAAAATCTTACACTCCAGTGGAAAGGTAGCTATAAAGAAGAACGAGAATCTTGGGAAAAGAataatttcctcctcctcctctacttcttcctccttttcttgctcttctgtcttttcctccttctacttttccttcccctcctttttCAATCTCCCCCCCGCCATTCTTTTTCTTCAAGGGAGGGACtgcatttaattttcttatgtCCACCAAGAAATGTTAGTATAAAACTAAATAGGAGCTACTCCATCTGTACTGAATCAACAGGAGCTCAGTTTTCCCTCCAGATGAATAATTCACATATATCTAACTTCTTTATCTAGATGGGAAGGTCTATTGCAATCTgtcaataaaacaatttttataagaAAGTAGTAAGTTGAAAGGGAAATGCTACAATATTGGAATGGGagctggaaataccatttgatttgAATTTACAATGCACCACAGACTTACCTTTTGGTTTATAACACGGGATGGAAATGACACATTCTTCTTTGACGTGTAACTTCAGTTGTGGATCGCAGCCCCCAACA
Coding sequences within it:
- the LOC129050246 gene encoding E3 ubiquitin-protein ligase HERC2-like, giving the protein MAFHSNWHTLSSSVSGNEVNISPGRRFMIDLLVGSLMAAGGLESALHAAITAEIQDIEAKKQAQKEKEIDEQEANASAFHRSRTPLDKDLINTGICESSGKQCLPLVQLIQQRLSQCERMVSIVLEGPTRRRWEEVRLSL